The Kaistella daneshvariae genomic sequence TTTTAGGTGAAGTTTTAAACACCGAAACCGACTGTATTCTGAGCGTTGGCGGCGGCACACCGGCTTATTACGACAACATTTCATTAATAAATGAAAAAAGCACCAGCATTTACCTCCGAACTTCTGTAAAAACGCTAACCGAACGTTTGCTGAAACAAAAGCAAAAACGACCGTTAATAGCAAATGTCCCCGATGAGCAACTACCTGAGTTCATCGGCCAACACCTCTTCGAACGACAGCAGTTTTACAACCAAGCCAAACATACAGTAATCACAGACCATAAAACTCCCGAAGAAATTTGCCGCGAAATTGCCCAAATTTTCTAATTTTCCAACCACAGGTTTTTGAAGTTAGAGGTTAGAATTTAGAGGTTTGAAATTAGAGGTTAGACTTTAGATTTAAGTTTCGTAGTTACTACTGTATGATTCTTACTTCCTATTTCACACTTCATCCTTCACCCTTCCTCCTACCTAAGTCCTCCTTCCACATTACCCTTCTACTCGACTTCACTGAAAAACAAATC encodes the following:
- a CDS encoding shikimate kinase; protein product: MIISLIGYMGCGKSHISKLLSDKLNLKLIDLDKEIITRQNMPIAEIFAKKGEIFFRKQERAILGEVLNTETDCILSVGGGTPAYYDNISLINEKSTSIYLRTSVKTLTERLLKQKQKRPLIANVPDEQLPEFIGQHLFERQQFYNQAKHTVITDHKTPEEICREIAQIF